A single Nitrospirota bacterium DNA region contains:
- a CDS encoding helix-turn-helix transcriptional regulator: MVAQEGSHALVAKVGRRITLARKQTGLTQERLAERAGITQQMLGRTEKARHPGVSLATIFRIASGLGWTVADLLDVAAPEPVLCPCRTRFLGSMEAIDLKLRRLPPLDRRRTEKILHEIVTHVVRAKPDIRPGMLGHLSAACRQTSRTSRTMNED, encoded by the coding sequence ATGGTCGCGCAAGAGGGAAGCCATGCACTCGTTGCCAAGGTCGGTCGGCGGATTACCCTGGCCCGCAAACAGACCGGGCTTACGCAGGAACGTCTCGCGGAGCGGGCCGGGATCACGCAACAGATGCTGGGCCGGACCGAGAAGGCACGCCACCCGGGCGTCTCCCTCGCGACGATATTCCGGATCGCGTCCGGTCTGGGGTGGACCGTGGCCGATCTCCTCGATGTGGCGGCGCCCGAGCCGGTTCTATGTCCCTGCCGAACCCGTTTCCTGGGTTCGATGGAGGCAATCGACCTGAAACTTCGGCGGTTGCCGCCGCTCGACAGGCGACGGACGGAAAAGATCCTGCACGAGATCGTGACTCATGTCGTTCGGGCCAAGCCGGATATTCGACCCGGAATGCTGGGTCACCTTTCAGCCGCCTGCCGACAAACCTCGCGCACAAGCCGGACAATGAATGAAGACTGA
- a CDS encoding S8 family serine peptidase: MTHKVAHIRAVSVLVGGMVFLPQILLGYEQNQVMFPERPNAPFISNEIIVKYKPHAKSDPKSKKIFHGRGTPGNLADIRRVEVPKGKNVETFVEEQRMNPDVEYAEMNYVLEISGTLGTAAVPNDPLYSQQWALPKIQAPQAWDLETGKPRVVVAVVDTGVDYRHPDLSANIWTNEKEIPENGMDDDGNGFVDDYCGYDFVSIDPRVVYPGEDAGPRDNDPMDVHGHGTHVSGIVGAVPNNAIGISGVNWGSRIMALRAGFKNMWGGGSLLASDIAAAMVYAADNGAKVINMSWGAYGLSKLLTDAINYAHDSGVVLVAAAGNYNRSDKFYPAAFPNVIAVSATDPSDNKAYFSNYGDWIELAAPGTYIYSTLPGGRYAAWSGTSMAAPFVAGLAGLVLSQTPGYTNEEVRQVLADGADDLGAPGRDPYFGFGRINVFNSLRIVPVTPILIDIKPGSFPNSINLRSSGVIPVAIPSTEEFQAASVDVETVRFGPAGAGMDHSAFEDVDQDGDLDLVLHFRTQETGLEPGDTQAALTGKTLKEHGSRPIVGVDSVRIVPVTR; encoded by the coding sequence ATGACCCATAAAGTTGCACATATTCGTGCTGTTTCGGTTTTGGTTGGGGGCATGGTTTTCCTTCCACAAATTCTTCTCGGCTATGAGCAAAACCAAGTGATGTTCCCGGAGCGACCGAACGCCCCTTTCATCTCGAATGAAATCATTGTGAAGTACAAACCCCACGCCAAGTCGGATCCCAAGTCGAAAAAAATCTTTCATGGAAGGGGAACTCCCGGAAACCTGGCCGACATCCGTCGAGTCGAGGTCCCGAAGGGGAAAAACGTCGAGACCTTTGTCGAGGAGCAAAGGATGAATCCCGACGTGGAATACGCCGAGATGAATTACGTTCTGGAGATTTCCGGGACCCTGGGGACGGCAGCCGTTCCAAACGACCCCCTCTATTCGCAGCAGTGGGCCCTCCCGAAAATCCAGGCTCCCCAGGCTTGGGATCTGGAAACGGGAAAACCGCGGGTCGTCGTCGCGGTGGTGGACACGGGGGTGGACTACCGCCACCCGGATCTGTCCGCGAACATCTGGACCAACGAGAAGGAGATTCCGGAGAACGGCATGGATGACGATGGAAACGGGTTTGTCGATGACTATTGCGGCTACGATTTTGTGAGCATCGATCCTCGCGTGGTCTACCCAGGAGAGGATGCCGGTCCGCGTGACAACGATCCCATGGATGTTCATGGCCATGGCACCCATGTGTCGGGAATTGTAGGGGCGGTTCCCAACAACGCAATCGGAATATCAGGAGTGAATTGGGGTTCGAGAATCATGGCCTTGCGCGCCGGATTCAAGAATATGTGGGGCGGAGGAAGTTTGCTCGCTTCGGATATAGCAGCGGCTATGGTCTATGCCGCGGATAACGGCGCAAAGGTGATCAACATGAGCTGGGGTGCGTATGGGCTTTCAAAGCTTCTAACGGATGCTATCAACTATGCCCATGATTCGGGAGTGGTTCTGGTAGCTGCCGCCGGCAACTATAATCGGAGCGATAAATTCTATCCCGCGGCTTTCCCCAACGTGATCGCCGTTTCGGCAACGGATCCCAGTGATAACAAAGCTTACTTTTCCAATTATGGAGATTGGATAGAACTGGCCGCCCCCGGTACTTACATTTATAGTACGCTGCCGGGGGGCCGCTATGCGGCGTGGAGCGGGACCAGCATGGCTGCTCCCTTCGTCGCAGGGCTGGCGGGGTTGGTTCTATCGCAAACGCCAGGTTATACGAACGAGGAAGTCAGACAAGTCCTGGCCGACGGCGCGGATGATTTGGGCGCGCCCGGTCGAGATCCTTACTTCGGTTTCGGAAGGATCAACGTCTTCAACTCCCTCAGGATCGTCCCGGTCACTCCCATCTTGATCGACATCAAGCCGGGAAGTTTTCCCAATTCCATCAACCTGCGAAGCTCAGGCGTTATCCCCGTGGCCATTCCGAGCACGGAGGAATTCCAAGCGGCCTCGGTGGATGTTGAAACGGTCCGTTTCGGTCCCGCGGGCGCCGGGATGGACCATTCGGCTTTTGAAGACGTAGACCAAGACGGCGACCTCGACCTCGTCCTGCATTTCAGAACGCAGGAGACGGGACTGGAGCCCGGTGACACACAAGCGGCCTTGACCGGCAAGACCCTCAAGGAACATGGCAGCCGGCCCATCGTGGGTGTCGATTCGGTCCGAATCGTGCCCGTCACGAGGTAG
- a CDS encoding sigma 54-interacting transcriptional regulator: protein MSPSIRYSVRVVENCLLGYNVPAVDSGRVVLGRLEILELLGEGQTGRVYQAYDRVLKTEVAVKEFSEKWLEGGDVTFRHELRFLSRLNHPSLVKVFDLLVDEPSGRHYLVQELARGEDAGRYVRNASWDERRQVLVQLLRGLEYLHQNGVIHLDIKPSNVLVHDLGRGPEELQVRILDFGIASEIGRYREKGVVSGTFPYVAPEVVWGDAVDGRADLFSLGMFFWEAVRGGGKGRSITYSPPNAALPAASTGCEYGRSSWRPPSGGSLQKEVKSSLEWKAPPADDFPDGTPADFREILTTLLQPHPQNRFHSANHAIRRINKRLGSDHPLEPGRLRLPDLAGAVLLGRQAELAELERLFDEFLENDKEVRTIAMVGDRDFGKTAVLLEFKRRVQVRDHQVVDLCRPGDGVPELFDRLILAEDEKLLDPHLPFLKSILPSRFAHARDPEPLDGGPMAEQIRTREKLAEVLAVILACRPVVLLLDDALDRAGLLDLLAYCARHRFPETQGVGAAGRHKLFAVLTVRTRSEIPSELPPDGWVELRPWTSEEVGRVLQNLLALDAIPARIVRAFHEQSDGVPGLVVERLRLLVGRVFQPGENVDAQIENLSPSDFLSARDLPARYRELLPDPALPERRVLEWLSLSPKELGAREIAEVDPSLSPGLGFALRRLQEQGWIRAGLLGLRPANEPRRETVLREVPVEVRRSMHRRLAEKMQGGETGSVLETADAFFRGGDPLQGFALAEQELRTVLRLNQAERILPFLETHIESAAGLPPARNRAYHRLLGEAYLRVADFPKAIQILKTLVTGTGETAQRVDVKTLLAQAYRYGGRLSEASEAIRAAKLLVGRGSPEEPSLDALLADVLLEQADYEGAAQIAQPYLSGGRPCGLDEVIAFRHVMAKVHFYKHDYERAIPLFEQNCAETERTGRPARHALSLNSLGAAHICRGNLTEALACLQSCSAISREIGDLRTMGLAHSNLALAHFREEKMDLAAQNYEKAIATFRKISDRATEARTLFNLGALHLVNDDLNQARDVMDETVRLARDLAMTHIEGKARLQLAECHLRAGTVDDALRESEQAEALFRKVGAQEDILLARLRRIEIGVGRDAPELAAIEVEKCEKALEGKNNPHVEVWCFYVRGLLLRGKKPAEARKCVEAALSRMQSQVEVDFSLKRKVLSLLSQLPPPASTVTRPEQGSACSADDGMSATEAWTPPPAVPPRNPEGLAWLAIARKINSAVDVQDVLSEIVSSLVAFTGAERGFLLQKQGKALTVRVARTDEPGGDSGTIDSFSQTVAEETLEAGKPVITLDAMSDPRFKESHSVHQLQLRSVMCVPLLLRGEAVGALYLDSRLQSGRFGEHHLPALQALTDLAAVALYKAQLIAQTVKDQREIRRVMRELRQAKERIEQLNAELEESNRSLREKVAHQEKELEATQQRVEFLVRQEKPRYPYDRIVGSSPAMRRILPMVDRAVESSLPVLIFGESGTGKELVARAVHFNSIRKQRAFVPVNCAAVPHDLFESELFGHAKGAFTGADRERPGLFEAADGGTLFLDEIGDLPPPLQPKLLRAVQEGSIRRVGDSREIKVDVRLIAATNLDLKEMIRLKKFREDLYYRLRVFRVSIPPLRERREDIPQLARHFLSEIARRDGRPPKEVSEAALRLLTRHHWPGNVRELENAIQNAYALSDGDTIGIESLRDNEDLFAGAPAVQRKEGQSLREAELELRKHLIEEALRESGGNISAAARSLKVDRNLLTRWARVYGLRTANK, encoded by the coding sequence TTGTCACCAAGTATCCGATATTCCGTTCGGGTAGTGGAAAACTGCCTTTTGGGCTACAATGTGCCCGCTGTGGACTCCGGCAGGGTGGTTCTTGGTCGGTTGGAGATTCTGGAACTCCTTGGGGAAGGCCAGACAGGGAGGGTCTACCAAGCCTACGACCGTGTTCTCAAGACGGAGGTTGCCGTCAAGGAGTTTTCCGAGAAGTGGTTGGAAGGAGGCGACGTCACGTTCAGGCACGAGTTGAGATTTCTTTCGCGCCTGAACCATCCCAGCCTCGTGAAAGTCTTCGATCTCCTTGTCGATGAGCCGAGCGGCCGGCATTACCTCGTTCAGGAACTGGCGCGGGGAGAGGACGCGGGCCGCTATGTTCGGAACGCCTCCTGGGACGAGCGCCGGCAAGTATTGGTCCAGCTCCTTCGAGGACTGGAATATCTCCATCAGAACGGCGTCATTCATTTGGACATCAAGCCGTCCAACGTGCTCGTGCATGACCTTGGCCGGGGGCCCGAAGAGCTTCAGGTTCGGATCCTGGATTTCGGGATCGCTTCCGAAATCGGCCGTTATCGCGAGAAGGGGGTCGTATCGGGCACGTTCCCTTACGTCGCCCCCGAGGTCGTCTGGGGCGACGCCGTTGACGGCCGTGCCGATCTCTTTTCCCTTGGCATGTTTTTCTGGGAGGCTGTTCGAGGCGGTGGAAAAGGCAGGTCCATCACGTACTCGCCCCCCAATGCGGCCCTCCCGGCCGCGTCAACAGGTTGCGAGTACGGGCGCTCTTCCTGGCGCCCACCCTCCGGCGGGTCGCTTCAAAAGGAGGTCAAGAGCTCGCTCGAATGGAAAGCTCCGCCGGCGGACGATTTCCCCGATGGCACCCCGGCGGACTTTCGAGAGATCTTGACGACTCTCCTTCAGCCCCACCCTCAGAACCGTTTTCATTCGGCCAACCACGCCATCCGGCGCATCAACAAGAGGCTGGGTTCCGACCATCCGTTGGAACCGGGGCGACTGCGGTTGCCCGATCTGGCCGGCGCAGTCCTGCTCGGCCGCCAGGCGGAGCTTGCGGAACTGGAGCGTCTCTTTGATGAGTTCTTGGAAAACGACAAGGAGGTCCGCACCATCGCCATGGTGGGAGATCGTGATTTCGGGAAAACGGCCGTCTTGCTGGAATTCAAGAGGCGGGTCCAAGTGAGGGACCATCAAGTCGTCGACCTCTGCCGTCCGGGCGACGGGGTCCCGGAACTCTTCGATCGCCTGATCCTCGCCGAGGATGAGAAGCTGTTGGATCCCCACCTGCCCTTTCTCAAGAGCATCCTGCCTAGCCGATTTGCCCACGCCCGCGACCCGGAACCCCTGGATGGGGGCCCCATGGCCGAGCAGATCCGCACAAGGGAAAAGCTCGCCGAGGTCCTCGCCGTCATCCTGGCGTGTCGTCCGGTCGTCCTCCTGCTCGACGATGCGCTGGACCGCGCAGGACTCCTGGATCTTCTTGCGTACTGTGCGCGGCACCGCTTTCCCGAGACGCAGGGCGTCGGCGCGGCTGGACGGCACAAGCTGTTTGCCGTCCTGACCGTCCGAACCCGAAGCGAAATCCCTTCGGAATTGCCGCCCGACGGGTGGGTGGAACTCCGTCCATGGACGAGCGAGGAGGTCGGCCGGGTCCTGCAAAACCTTCTGGCTCTCGACGCGATCCCGGCCCGAATCGTTCGCGCGTTCCATGAGCAATCCGATGGTGTCCCCGGGCTGGTGGTGGAACGGCTGCGGCTTCTCGTCGGCCGGGTGTTTCAGCCCGGCGAGAACGTCGATGCGCAAATCGAAAACCTTTCCCCGAGCGATTTCTTGTCCGCGCGGGATCTGCCGGCTCGCTACCGGGAATTGCTTCCGGATCCGGCCCTTCCGGAACGGAGGGTCCTGGAGTGGCTGTCGCTCAGTCCCAAGGAACTGGGAGCACGGGAGATTGCAGAGGTGGATCCGAGTCTGAGTCCGGGACTCGGATTTGCATTGCGCCGACTCCAGGAACAGGGATGGATACGGGCCGGCCTCCTGGGTTTGCGGCCGGCAAACGAACCGAGACGGGAGACCGTTCTTCGGGAGGTTCCCGTCGAGGTTCGACGGTCTATGCATCGTCGCCTGGCCGAAAAGATGCAGGGCGGGGAAACAGGCTCGGTTCTCGAAACGGCTGATGCGTTTTTCCGCGGCGGGGATCCTCTTCAAGGTTTCGCTCTGGCCGAACAGGAGTTGCGCACGGTCCTGCGACTGAACCAAGCCGAGAGAATCCTCCCTTTCCTGGAAACTCATATCGAGTCCGCGGCCGGTCTCCCTCCCGCGCGCAACCGGGCCTACCACCGTCTTCTGGGCGAGGCATACCTCCGGGTTGCGGATTTCCCCAAGGCCATCCAAATACTGAAGACGCTCGTGACGGGGACGGGTGAGACGGCGCAACGTGTGGACGTCAAGACGCTGCTGGCGCAGGCGTACCGCTACGGAGGTCGCCTGAGCGAGGCCTCGGAAGCGATCCGCGCAGCCAAACTCCTCGTCGGCCGCGGATCGCCGGAAGAGCCCTCGCTTGACGCCCTCTTGGCGGACGTTCTCCTCGAACAGGCCGACTATGAGGGAGCCGCGCAGATCGCCCAACCTTACCTCTCGGGAGGGCGTCCATGCGGCCTGGACGAGGTCATCGCTTTTCGACACGTCATGGCCAAGGTCCACTTCTACAAGCACGACTACGAGCGGGCGATCCCGCTTTTTGAACAGAACTGCGCCGAGACCGAAAGAACGGGTCGGCCGGCCCGTCATGCCCTCTCCCTCAACTCCCTCGGGGCCGCTCACATCTGCCGGGGAAACCTCACCGAGGCCCTGGCGTGCCTGCAATCATGCTCCGCCATCAGCCGCGAGATCGGCGATCTGCGAACCATGGGCCTGGCCCACTCCAACCTTGCCCTGGCGCATTTTCGTGAGGAAAAGATGGACCTTGCGGCACAGAACTACGAGAAAGCCATCGCGACGTTTCGAAAGATTTCCGACAGGGCCACGGAGGCTCGGACACTATTCAACCTGGGCGCGCTCCACCTGGTGAACGACGATCTGAATCAAGCCCGGGACGTCATGGACGAGACGGTGCGTCTCGCCCGGGATCTCGCGATGACGCACATCGAGGGCAAAGCTCGGTTGCAGCTTGCGGAGTGCCACCTCCGCGCCGGGACCGTGGACGACGCGCTGAGGGAGTCCGAGCAGGCGGAAGCCCTCTTCCGGAAAGTGGGCGCCCAAGAGGACATCCTGCTCGCCAGGCTGAGAAGGATCGAAATCGGGGTGGGCCGGGACGCGCCGGAACTCGCGGCCATTGAAGTGGAGAAATGCGAGAAGGCCCTGGAGGGAAAAAACAACCCCCACGTCGAGGTGTGGTGCTTCTACGTCAGGGGACTTCTTCTTCGGGGGAAGAAACCGGCCGAAGCGCGCAAGTGCGTCGAGGCGGCCCTGAGCAGGATGCAAAGTCAGGTGGAGGTGGACTTCAGCCTGAAAAGAAAAGTACTGTCGCTCCTCTCCCAGCTTCCGCCTCCGGCATCCACCGTAACGCGACCCGAACAGGGTAGCGCCTGTTCCGCCGATGACGGGATGAGCGCGACGGAGGCGTGGACGCCGCCCCCGGCCGTGCCTCCGCGGAATCCGGAGGGTCTGGCGTGGCTGGCCATCGCCCGGAAGATCAATTCGGCTGTTGATGTTCAGGACGTTCTATCCGAAATCGTCAGTTCCCTGGTGGCGTTTACCGGGGCCGAGCGGGGTTTCCTGCTCCAGAAGCAAGGAAAGGCATTGACCGTGCGCGTGGCGCGGACTGATGAACCCGGGGGCGACTCCGGAACCATCGACAGCTTCAGTCAAACCGTGGCCGAGGAAACCCTGGAAGCGGGGAAGCCGGTCATCACCTTGGATGCCATGAGCGATCCCCGCTTCAAGGAATCGCATAGCGTTCACCAACTCCAGCTTCGCTCCGTGATGTGCGTTCCCCTCTTGCTGAGGGGGGAAGCGGTAGGCGCGCTTTATCTGGACAGCCGGCTGCAGTCCGGTCGTTTCGGCGAACACCATCTTCCCGCCCTCCAGGCATTGACCGATCTGGCCGCCGTGGCCCTCTACAAGGCACAACTCATTGCACAGACCGTGAAGGACCAGCGGGAGATTCGTCGGGTCATGCGGGAATTGAGGCAGGCCAAGGAGAGGATCGAACAATTGAACGCGGAACTCGAGGAATCGAACAGGTCACTCCGGGAGAAGGTCGCCCACCAGGAAAAGGAACTGGAGGCCACCCAGCAGCGAGTGGAATTCCTGGTCCGGCAGGAAAAACCCAGGTATCCATATGACCGGATCGTGGGATCGAGTCCCGCCATGAGGCGGATTCTCCCGATGGTCGACCGGGCGGTCGAAAGCAGTCTGCCCGTTCTCATTTTCGGGGAAAGCGGCACGGGCAAGGAGCTTGTCGCCCGGGCCGTCCATTTCAACTCGATCCGGAAACAGCGGGCCTTCGTGCCCGTGAACTGCGCCGCAGTGCCGCACGATCTGTTTGAATCCGAACTCTTCGGCCACGCCAAGGGGGCGTTCACGGGGGCGGATCGGGAACGGCCGGGGTTGTTCGAAGCGGCTGACGGTGGAACGCTCTTCCTGGACGAGATTGGAGACCTTCCCCCGCCCTTGCAGCCCAAACTCCTACGGGCGGTTCAGGAGGGATCGATCCGGCGCGTCGGGGATTCGAGAGAAATCAAGGTGGACGTCCGTCTCATCGCCGCAACCAACCTGGACCTGAAAGAGATGATCCGGCTGAAAAAGTTCAGGGAAGATTTGTACTACCGCCTGCGGGTGTTCCGGGTCTCCATCCCGCCGTTGAGGGAGAGGCGCGAGGACATCCCGCAGCTCGCCCGGCATTTCCTCTCCGAGATCGCCCGACGCGACGGCAGGCCGCCCAAGGAAGTCTCCGAGGCGGCTCTCCGCCTCCTGACCCGCCACCATTGGCCCGGCAACGTGCGGGAGTTGGAGAACGCAATCCAGAACGCGTATGCCCTGTCGGACGGGGACACCATCGGCATCGAGAGTCTTCGCGACAACGAGGATCTCTTTGCGGGAGCGCCCGCCGTGCAGCGAAAGGAAGGACAGTCATTGCGGGAGGCGGAGCTGGAACTGCGTAAACACCTCATCGAGGAGGCGCTGCGCGAGTCCGGCGGCAACATCAGCGCCGCCGCGCGGTCACTCAAGGTGGACCGCAATCTGCTCACGCGCTGGGCCAGGGTCTACGGGCTGCGGACCGCCAACAAGTGA